In one window of Tenacibaculum mesophilum DNA:
- a CDS encoding putative signal transducing protein, with amino-acid sequence MQDNYTILAVFEYSTEAQVVKAKLDSEGIRTMLMDEKTIDSDPLISQVIGGVKLLVHNNDLKKAATVYNEIRTYVKDEEGNDIHCPKCNSTKILVADLQRKNIFFMLFPFFESKKFICNDCKTIFK; translated from the coding sequence ATGCAAGATAATTATACCATTTTAGCTGTATTTGAATACTCTACTGAGGCACAAGTTGTAAAGGCTAAATTAGATTCAGAAGGTATTAGAACCATGTTAATGGATGAAAAAACAATTGATTCTGATCCTTTAATTAGTCAAGTCATTGGTGGAGTTAAGCTATTGGTACACAATAATGATTTAAAAAAAGCTGCTACTGTTTATAACGAAATAAGAACTTACGTAAAGGATGAAGAAGGAAACGACATTCATTGTCCAAAATGTAATTCTACAAAAATATTAGTTGCCGATTTACAACGTAAAAACATCTTTTTTATGCTCTTTCCTTTTTTTGAAAGTAAGAAATTCATCTGCAACGATTGTAAAACAATTTTTAAATGA
- a CDS encoding aminotransferase class I/II-fold pyridoxal phosphate-dependent enzyme produces MQLPNKLNKKLNQRKINNALRNLGKENSFVDFSSNDYLGFAKSEMIFDKTHQFLVDNNHKVNGATGSRLLSGNHKLYTIVEKQLAKLHNSETALVFNSGYDANIGFFASVPQRGDIILFDELIHASIRDGIQLSNAKSFKFKHNDTKDLEEKILRFTQNNDSEIYVITESIFSMDGDSPDLTAMSQIIKKYTNVHFVVDEAHALGVFDFGLIQKLHLEDVVFARIITFGKGLGCHGAAILGSKQLQQYLINFSRSFIYTTGLPPHALATIKIAYDELIISDSKAQLQQNIQHFISESNRLRLNFIQSTSAIHCCIISGNEHVKNMALQLQQHGFEVKPILSPTVPTNQERLRFCLHAYNSKKEITNVLENLATFV; encoded by the coding sequence ATGCAGCTCCCTAATAAACTTAATAAAAAACTCAATCAACGAAAAATAAATAACGCTTTAAGAAACCTCGGTAAAGAGAATTCTTTTGTCGATTTTTCTTCCAATGATTATTTAGGATTTGCTAAATCAGAGATGATCTTTGATAAAACACATCAGTTTTTAGTTGATAACAATCATAAGGTTAACGGAGCTACAGGATCTCGCTTACTTTCTGGAAATCACAAACTATATACAATAGTTGAAAAACAGCTAGCTAAACTTCATAATTCTGAAACTGCTTTAGTTTTCAACTCTGGTTACGATGCTAACATCGGTTTTTTTGCTTCGGTACCTCAACGTGGTGATATTATTTTGTTTGATGAACTTATTCATGCTTCTATAAGAGATGGAATTCAATTATCTAATGCAAAATCTTTTAAGTTCAAACATAATGACACAAAAGATTTAGAAGAAAAAATACTTCGGTTTACTCAGAATAACGATTCAGAAATTTATGTGATTACCGAATCTATTTTTTCTATGGATGGTGACTCTCCTGACTTGACAGCAATGTCACAAATTATCAAAAAATATACAAATGTACATTTTGTTGTAGATGAAGCACATGCTTTGGGGGTATTTGATTTTGGGCTCATTCAAAAATTACATTTAGAAGATGTGGTTTTTGCCCGAATTATTACCTTCGGAAAAGGTTTAGGCTGTCATGGAGCAGCCATTTTGGGAAGCAAGCAACTACAACAGTATCTTATTAATTTTTCTCGTAGTTTTATTTACACTACTGGTTTACCGCCACATGCCCTAGCTACAATAAAAATTGCTTACGACGAATTAATTATTAGCGATTCTAAAGCACAACTTCAACAAAACATTCAACATTTTATTTCAGAATCCAATAGGTTGCGATTAAACTTCATTCAAAGTACTTCTGCCATTCATTGCTGTATTATCTCTGGCAATGAACATGTAAAAAATATGGCTTTGCAATTACAACAACATGGTTTTGAAGTAAAGCCTATTCTATCCCCTACCGTCCCTACAAACCAAGAACGATTACGTTTTTGTTTACACGCTTATAATTCTAAAAAAGAAATTACAAATGTTTTAGAGAACCTTGCTACTTTTGTTTAA
- the tssD gene encoding type VI secretion system tube protein TssD, with protein MGSFRASFEFAGKEFDVLQAEYSLNRNTDTKGKPSSSVNGGRVTLTIESTSDTSVIEAMVNSQFKSVDGKIVFKKTEEDSKMKEVEFKNAYIVYFKEDLDVNNEIPMKLTVTFSAEELLIGNANLDNRWPVA; from the coding sequence ATGGGATCATTTAGAGCAAGTTTCGAATTCGCAGGAAAAGAATTCGACGTATTACAAGCTGAGTACAGCTTAAACAGAAACACAGACACAAAAGGTAAACCATCTTCAAGTGTAAACGGAGGAAGAGTTACTTTAACTATTGAATCTACATCAGATACTTCTGTTATCGAGGCAATGGTGAATAGCCAATTTAAGTCTGTAGATGGAAAAATTGTTTTCAAGAAAACAGAAGAAGATTCAAAAATGAAAGAAGTGGAGTTTAAAAACGCTTATATCGTTTATTTCAAAGAAGATTTAGATGTAAACAACGAAATTCCAATGAAATTAACAGTTACTTTCTCAGCTGAAGAATTATTAATTGGTAACGCTAACTTAGACAATCGTTGGCCAGTAGCTTAA
- a CDS encoding type VI secretion system Vgr family protein, which produces MKKFDTKISIDGQFIDYYESISLAQQIYNHHFFCVELDYQVIEKLGTHTIDASKKWLGKDMMIVFEDYSFSGVITNIELVHNNGFESRLHVSGYSKTILLEAGKHLQSWLKKELSTIIKDVTEQASVKAEVTPVFKEEIEYECQYNESHYTLIKRLAKQYNEWLYYDGQKLLFGKPSSQKAAIELIYGKDLPSLHIGIETKPNNFSAFSYNSLLDEKHSEKVKGNVKGLNELGAHSFKASKDVFKLASNQHLNGVFNDKSKIEKAIEALRSSKMANSHVIKGKSNKQSLTVGSIIKVLATGFKDGEGAKEQKPYGEYIITEIEHEAFKDGYENSFTAIASSVEVLPTNFEVNFPIAEPQLATVVSNKDPENKGRVQVKFQWQVDNMKSSWIPVLTPDGGKSDQVNVNRGFVFVPEEGDQVMIGFRYNTPNRPFVMGSFFNGKTGAGGSDNNKIKRITTRSGSTITFNDDEGKGKITVSDPSGSTVTLNGDETISISAPKSITLSSEEIKIEASKSVTIDGKDEVSVNSKKIVQEGSDLVEIKTKSNLKIESKTQETKSSKYSVEGKSVDIQGMNTSVKGNVKLSLN; this is translated from the coding sequence ATGAAAAAATTTGATACTAAAATTAGTATAGACGGGCAGTTTATTGATTATTATGAATCAATAAGCTTGGCGCAACAAATATATAATCATCACTTTTTCTGTGTTGAATTAGATTATCAAGTTATTGAAAAGTTAGGAACACATACAATAGATGCTTCTAAAAAATGGCTAGGAAAAGATATGATGATTGTTTTTGAAGATTATAGCTTTTCAGGAGTAATAACTAATATAGAGTTAGTACATAACAATGGGTTTGAGAGTAGGTTGCATGTATCAGGCTATTCAAAAACCATTTTGTTAGAGGCAGGTAAACACTTGCAGTCTTGGTTAAAAAAAGAGTTATCTACCATAATAAAAGATGTAACAGAGCAAGCTAGTGTTAAAGCTGAGGTAACCCCAGTTTTTAAAGAAGAGATAGAATATGAATGTCAGTATAACGAAAGTCATTATACACTAATTAAACGTTTAGCAAAACAATATAATGAATGGTTATATTACGATGGTCAAAAACTATTATTTGGCAAGCCTTCTTCTCAAAAAGCAGCTATAGAGCTTATTTATGGAAAAGATTTACCTTCTTTACATATAGGTATTGAAACAAAACCAAATAATTTTAGTGCATTTTCCTATAACAGTTTATTAGATGAAAAACATTCAGAAAAAGTAAAAGGAAATGTAAAAGGTCTTAACGAATTAGGAGCTCATTCATTTAAAGCGTCTAAAGACGTGTTTAAATTAGCGTCTAATCAACATTTAAATGGTGTTTTTAACGACAAATCTAAAATAGAAAAAGCGATAGAAGCTTTACGATCTTCAAAAATGGCAAATAGTCATGTAATTAAAGGTAAATCAAACAAACAAAGTTTAACTGTAGGATCTATAATTAAAGTTTTAGCAACAGGGTTTAAAGATGGAGAGGGAGCAAAAGAGCAGAAGCCTTATGGAGAGTATATTATAACTGAAATAGAGCATGAAGCCTTTAAAGATGGATATGAAAATAGTTTTACCGCAATAGCTTCTAGTGTAGAAGTTTTACCTACCAATTTTGAAGTTAATTTCCCAATTGCTGAACCACAGCTAGCTACAGTCGTATCCAACAAAGATCCAGAGAATAAAGGAAGAGTTCAAGTAAAATTCCAGTGGCAAGTAGATAATATGAAATCTAGTTGGATACCAGTACTAACTCCCGATGGTGGTAAAAGTGATCAAGTGAATGTTAATAGAGGGTTTGTTTTTGTTCCAGAAGAAGGAGATCAAGTAATGATAGGGTTTAGGTATAATACTCCTAATCGTCCATTTGTAATGGGAAGTTTTTTTAATGGAAAAACAGGAGCAGGAGGAAGTGATAACAATAAAATAAAAAGGATTACAACTCGTAGTGGAAGTACCATAACGTTTAATGATGATGAAGGAAAAGGAAAAATAACAGTTAGTGATCCAAGTGGAAGCACGGTTACATTGAATGGAGATGAAACCATTAGCATTAGTGCACCTAAAAGTATAACGCTAAGTTCAGAAGAAATTAAAATAGAAGCTAGTAAATCTGTAACTATAGATGGTAAAGACGAAGTTTCTGTAAACTCTAAGAAAATAGTACAAGAGGGAAGTGATTTAGTAGAAATAAAAACAAAATCGAACCTTAAAATAGAATCTAAAACACAAGAAACTAAGTCGAGTAAATATAGTGTAGAAGGGAAAAGTGTAGATATTCAAGGAATGAATACTAGTGTAAAAGGAAATGTTAAGCTAAGCTTAAACTAA
- a CDS encoding tetratricopeptide repeat protein, with protein MQENNAITHRITQLQTKWFRKVKEDTKLVRWLIEENEYRMLEAFVLLESGEHGVLSEFFFPFTIPFFDNKEESFALNLKNAWIDTWNNKQYRDEVPKKLLPQWQSQPYENTAVKNREQEFLECMSSFAQAISNNARLVLVLLPQNLKQLGKQWGNWVLSLTEKLPDNLQIMVVDYKDSKAFRYIPNEVKEVSIEANLKMFQAMKEIVASSGDAHEPGIAINTCLLNIFEELQKENIRGVELWGNKGIEVAKEAASKSLEATVLITYGSAYFQLKKYDKALVKFKNALTVCYDGIAQDDTVCESLLIQGYNFTAATYHVKRNKSEAIEYYLKTAETAKSYQVYPTYIESIRLASELSVKQFNSKEAYKLLNNCFETVKELDKTMLRYTTFFLVCEKLYDKYHANNEKDAAITVENLAKSIWGEHWKKPKPEEMIQPVSMITNT; from the coding sequence ATGCAGGAGAATAATGCTATAACACATAGAATTACACAACTACAAACAAAATGGTTTAGAAAAGTAAAAGAAGATACAAAACTGGTAAGATGGCTGATTGAAGAAAATGAGTATAGAATGCTAGAAGCTTTTGTGTTGTTAGAATCGGGAGAACATGGAGTTTTGTCAGAATTCTTTTTCCCGTTTACAATACCTTTTTTCGATAACAAAGAGGAATCTTTTGCTTTAAACCTAAAAAATGCTTGGATTGACACATGGAATAATAAACAGTATAGAGATGAAGTTCCTAAAAAACTTTTACCACAATGGCAAAGTCAGCCTTATGAGAATACAGCTGTAAAGAATAGAGAACAAGAGTTCTTGGAGTGTATGAGTTCTTTTGCACAAGCTATTTCTAATAATGCTAGGTTGGTGCTAGTTTTATTACCTCAAAATTTAAAACAATTAGGAAAACAATGGGGAAATTGGGTGTTGTCTTTAACTGAAAAGCTTCCAGATAATTTACAAATAATGGTTGTAGATTATAAAGATAGTAAAGCTTTTAGGTATATACCAAACGAGGTAAAAGAAGTAAGTATAGAAGCCAATTTAAAGATGTTTCAGGCTATGAAAGAAATAGTAGCTTCTTCTGGAGATGCTCATGAACCAGGAATAGCTATAAATACCTGTCTTTTAAACATATTTGAAGAGCTTCAAAAAGAAAACATACGTGGAGTTGAATTGTGGGGAAATAAAGGTATTGAAGTAGCTAAAGAAGCAGCCAGTAAAAGTTTAGAGGCAACGGTGCTTATTACTTATGGTAGTGCATACTTTCAGCTTAAAAAGTACGATAAAGCATTGGTTAAATTTAAAAACGCTTTAACAGTTTGCTATGATGGAATTGCTCAAGACGATACAGTTTGTGAGAGTTTATTAATTCAGGGATACAATTTTACAGCAGCCACTTACCATGTAAAAAGAAATAAAAGTGAAGCTATTGAATACTATTTAAAAACAGCAGAAACAGCTAAAAGCTATCAAGTATATCCAACTTATATAGAATCAATCAGGTTAGCTTCCGAATTATCAGTAAAACAATTTAACAGTAAAGAAGCCTACAAGTTACTTAACAACTGTTTTGAAACGGTAAAAGAGTTGGATAAAACAATGTTACGTTACACAACTTTTTTTTTAGTGTGCGAAAAACTGTATGATAAATACCATGCAAACAATGAGAAAGATGCAGCAATAACAGTTGAAAATTTGGCAAAGAGTATTTGGGGAGAACATTGGAAAAAACCTAAGCCAGAAGAAATGATACAACCAGTTAGTATGATAACAAATACCTAA